A DNA window from Pongo abelii isolate AG06213 chromosome 2, NHGRI_mPonAbe1-v2.0_pri, whole genome shotgun sequence contains the following coding sequences:
- the USP19 gene encoding ubiquitin carboxyl-terminal hydrolase 19 isoform X14, with protein sequence MSGGASATGPRRGPPGLEDATSKKKQKDRANQESKDGDPRKETGSRSVAQAGLELLASGDPSASASHAAGITGSRHRTRLFFPSSSGSASTPQEEQTKEGACEDPHDLLATPPPELLLDWRQSAEEVIVKLRVGVVPLQLEDVDAAFTDTDCVVRFAGGQQWGGVFYAEIKSSCAKVQTRKGSLLHLTLPKKVPMLTWPSLLKKPLGTQELVLGLQCQENGQELSPIALEPGPEPHRAKQEARNQKRAQGRGEVGSGAGPGAQAGPSAKRAVHLCRGPEGEGSRDDPGPRGDAPPFVADPATQVEADEQLCIPPLNPQTCLLGSEENLAPLAGEKAVPPGNDAVSPAMVRSRNPGKDDCAKEEMAVAADAATLVDGKEPESMVNLAFVKNDSYEKGPDSVVVHVYVKEICRDTSRVLFREQDFTLIFQTRDGNFLRLHPGCGPQATFRWQVKLRNLIEPEQCTFCFTASRIDICLRKRQSQRWGGLEAPAARGAVGGAKVAVPTGPTPLDSTPPGGAPHPLTGQEEARAVEKDKSKARSEDTGLDSVATRTPMEHVTPKPETHLASPKPTCMVPPMPHSPVSGDSVEEEEEEEKKVCLPGFTGLVNLGNTCFMNSVIQSLSNTRELRDFFHDRSFEAEINYNNPLGTGGRLAIGFAVLLRALWKGTHHAFQPSKLKAIVASKASQFTGYAQHDAQEFMAFLLDGLHEDLNRIQNKPYTETVDSDGRPDEVVAEEAWQRHKMRNDSFIVDLFQGQYKSKLVCPVCAKVSITFDPFLYLPVPLPQKQKVLPVFYFAREPHSKPIKFLVSISKENSTASEVLDSLSQNVHVKPENLRLAEVIKNRFHRVFLPSHSLDTVSPSDMLLCFELLSSELAKERVVVLEVQQRPQVPSVPISKCAACQRKQQSEDEKLKRCTRCYRVGYCNQLCQKTHWPDHKGLCRPENIGYPFLVSVPASRLTYARLAQLLEGYARYSVSVFQPPFQPGRMALESQSPGCTTLLSTGSLEAGDSERDPIQPPELQLVTPMAEGDTGLPRVWAAPDRGPVPSTSGISSEMLASGPIEVGSLPAGERVSRPEAAVPGYQHPSEAMNAHTPQFFIYKIDSSNREQRLEDKGDTPLELGDDCSLALVWRNNERLQEFVLVASKELECAEDPGSAGEAARAGHFTLDQCLNLFTRPEVLAPEEAWYCPQCKQHREASKQLLLWRLPNVLIVQLKRFSFRSFIWRDKINDLVEFPVRNLDLSKFCIGQKEEQLPSYDLYAVINHYGGMIGGHYTACARLPNDRSSQRSDVGWRLFDDSTVTTVDESQVVTRYAYVLFYRRRNSPVERPPRAGHSEHHPDLGPAAEAAASQGLGPGQAPEVAPTRTAPERFAPPVDRPAPTYSNMEEVD encoded by the exons ATGTCTGGCGGGGCCAGTGCCACAGGCCCAAGGAGAGGGCCCCCAGGACTGGAGGACGCCACTAGTAAGAAGAAGCAGAAGGATCGAGCAAACCAGGAGAGCAAGGATGGAGATCCTAGGAAAG agacagggtctcgatctgttgcccaggctggtcttgaacttctggcctcaggtgatccttctgcctcagcctcccatgcagctgggatcacaggctcacGCCACCGTACCCGGCTGTTCTTTCCTTCATCATCAGGGTCAGCATCCACTCCTCAAGAGGAGCAGACCAAAGAGG GAGCTTGTGAAGACCCTCATGATCTCTTGGCTACTCCCCCTCCAGAGTTGTTGCTCGATTGGAGGCAGAGTGCAGAAGAGGTGATTGTCAAGCTTCGTGTGGGAGTAGTTCCCCTGCAGCTGGAGGATGTAGATGCTGCTTTCACAGATACGGACTGTGTGGTGCGGTTTGCAG GTGGTCAGCAGTGGGGTGGTGTCTTCTATGCTGAGATAAAAAGCTCTTGTGCTAAAGTGCAAACCCGCAAGGGCAGTCTCCTGCACCTGACACTGCCCAAAAAGGTGCCTATGCTCACGTGGCCCTCCCTCCTG AAGAAACCTCTAGGGACCCAGGAGCTGGTGCTGGGGCTGCAGTGCCAGGAGAATGGGCAGGAACTGTCTCCCATTGCCCTGGAGCCAGGCCCTGAGCCCCACCGGGCTAAGCAGGAGGCCCGGAACCAGAAGCGGGCCCAGGGCCGTGGTGAGGTAGGCTCAGGGGCTGGCCCCGGGGCCCAGGCAGGGCCCAGCGCCAAGAGGGCTGTGCATCTCTGCAGAGGGCCAGAGGGGGAAGGGTCCAGGGATGACCCTGGACCCCGGGGTGATGCCCCACCCTTCGTGGCTGACCCAGCCACCCAG GTTGAGGCTGATGAACAGCTTTGCATACCACCGCTGAACCCCCAaacctgcctcctgggctcagaggaGAATTTAGCCCCTTTGGCAGGAGAGAAAGCAGTGCCTCCCGGGAATGACGCAGTCTCTCCAGCCATGGTCCGGAGCAGAAACCCTGGGAAAGATGACTGTGCCAAGGAGGAGATGGCAGTGGCAGCAGATGCTGCAACCTTGGTGGATGGTAAAG AGCCTGAGTCGATGGTGAACCTGGCATTTGTCAAGAATGACTCGTATGAGAAGGGCCCGGATTCAGTGGTGGTGCACGTGTACGTGAAGGAGATCTGCAGGGACACCTCGAGAGTACTTTTCCGTGAGCAGGACTTCACGCTCATCTTCCAGACcag GGATGGAAACTTCCTGAGGCTGCACCCAGGCTGTGGGCCCCAAGCCACCTTCCGTTGGCAGGTGAAGCTCAG GAATCTGATTGAGCCAGAGCAGTGCACCTTCTGTTTCACGGCTTCTCGCATCGACATCTGCCTTCGTAAGAGGCAGAGTCAGCGCTGGGGGGGCCTGGAGGCCCCGGCTGCACGAG GTGCAGTGGGTGGTGCAAAGGTTGCCGTGCCGACAGGTCCAACTCCTCTGGATTCAACCCCACCAGGAGgtgctccccaccccctgacaggccaaGAGGAGGCCCGGGCTGTGGAGAAGGATAAATCCAAGGCACGATCTGAGGACACGGGGCTAGACAGTGTGGCAACCCGCACACCCATGGAGCATGTAACCCCAAAGCCAGAGACACACCTGGCCTCG CCCAAGCCTACATGCATGGTGCCTCCCATGCCCCACAGCCCAGTTAGTGGAGACAgcgtggaggaggaggaagaggaagagaagaaggtgtGTCTGCCAGGCTTCACTGGCCTTGTCAATTTAGGCAACACCTGCTTCATGAACAGCGTCATTCAGTCTCTGTCCAACACTCGGGAACTCCGGGACTTCTTCCATG ACCGCTCCTTTGAGGCTGAGATCAACTACAACAACCCACTAGGGACTGGTGGGCGTCTGGCCATTGGCTTTGCCGTGCTGCTTCGGGCGCTGTGGAAGGGCACCCACCATGCCTTCCAGCCTTCCAAATTGAAG GCCATTGTGGCGAGTAAGGCCAGCCAGTTCACAGGCTATGCACAGCATGATGCCCAGGAGTTCATGGCTTTCCTGCTGGATGGGCTGCACGAGGACCTGAATCGCATTCAGAACAAGCCCTACACAGAGACCGTGGATTCAGATGGGCGGCCCGATGAG GTGGTAGCTGAGGAAGCATGGCAGCGGCACAAGATGAGGAATGACTCTTTCATCGTGGACCTATTTCAGGGGCAGTACAAGTCAAAGCTGGTGTGCCCTGTGTGTGCCAAG GTCTCCATCACTTTTGACCCGTTTCTTTATCTGCCAGTGCCCTTGCCACAAAAGCAAAAGGTTCTCCCTGTCTTTTATTTTGCCCGAGAGCCCCACAGCAAGCCCATCAAG TTCCTGGTGAGCATCAGCAAGGAGAACTCCACTGCGAGCGAAGTATTGGACTCCCTCTCTCAGAACGTTCATGTGAAGCCTGAGAACCTGCGTTTGGCGGAG GTAATTAAGAATCGTTTCCATCGTGTGTTCCTACCCTCCCACTCACTGGACACTGTGTCCCCATCTGATATGCTCCTCTGCTTTGAGCTGCTATCCTCAGAGTTGGCTAAGGAGCGGGTAGTGGTGCTAGAGGTGCAACAG CGCCCCCAGGTGCCCAGCGTCCCCATCTCCAAGTGTGCAGCCTGCCAGCGGAAGCAACAGTCGGAGGATGAGAAGCTGAAGCGCTGTACCCGGTGCTACCGTGTGGGCTACTGCAACCA GCTCTGCCAGAAAACCCACTGGCCTGACCACAAGGGCCTCTGCCGACCTGAGAACATTGGCTACCCCTTCCTGGTCAGTGTACCTGCCTCACGCCTCACTTATGCCCGCCTCGCTCAGTTGCTAGAGGGCTATGCCCG GTACTCTGTGAGTGTATTCCAGCCACCCTTTCAGCCAGGCCGCATGGCCTTGGAGTCTCAGAGCCCTGGCTGCACCACACTGCTCTCCACTGGCTCCCTGGAGGCTGGGGACAGCGAGAGGGACCCCATTCAGCCACCTGAGCTCCAGCTGGTGACCCCTATGGCTGAGGGGGACACAGGGCTTCCCCGGGTGTGGGCAGCCCCTGACCGGGGTCCTGTGCCCAGCACCAGTGGAATTTCTTCTGAGATGCTGGCCAGTGGGCCCATTGAGGTTGGCTCCTTGCCTGCTGGCGAGAGGGTGTCCCGACCCGAAG CTGCTGTGCCTGGGTACCAGCATCCAAGTGAAGCTATGAATGCCCACACACCCcagttcttcatctataaaattgacTCATCCAACCGAGAGCAGCGGCTAGAGGACAAAG GAGACACCCCACTGGAGCTGGGTGACGACTGTAGCCTGGCTCTCGTCTGGCGGAACAATGAGCGCTTGCAAGAGTTTGTGTTGGTAGCCTCCAAGGAGCTGGAATGTGCTGAGGATCCAGGCTCTGCTGGTGAGGCTGCCCGGGCCGGCCACTTCACCCTGGACCAGTGCCTCAACCTCTTCACACGGCCTGAGGTGCTGGCACCCGAGGAGGCCTG GTACTGCCCACAGTGCAAACAGCACCGTGAGGCCTCCAAGCAGCTGTTGCTATGGCGCCTGCCAAATGTTCTCATCGTGCAGCTCAAGCGCTTCTCCTTTCGTAGTTTTATTTGGCGTGACAAGATCAATGACTTGGTGGAGTTCCCTGTTAG GAACCTGGACCTGAGCAAGTTCTGCATTGGTCAGAAAGAGGAGCAGCTGCCCAGCTACGATCTATATGCTGTCATCAACCACTATGGAGGCATGATTGGTGGCCACTACACTGCCTGTGCACGCCTGCCCAATGATCGTAGCAGTCAGCGCAGTGACGTGG GCTGGCGCTTGTTTGATGACAGCACAGTGACAACGGTAGACGAGAGCCAGGTTGTGACGCGTTATGCCTATGTACTCTTCTACCGCCGGCGGAACTCTCCTGTGGAGAGGCCCCCCAGGGCAGGTCACTCTGAGCACCACCCAGACCTAGGCCCTGCAGCTGAGGCTGCTGCCAGCCAG GGACTAGGCCCTGGCCAGGCCCCCGAGGTGGCCCCCACGCGGACAGCCCCTGAACGCTTCGCCCCCCCTGTGGATCGGCCAGCCCCCACCTACAGCAACATGGAGGAGGTGGATTAG
- the USP19 gene encoding ubiquitin carboxyl-terminal hydrolase 19 isoform X30, whose protein sequence is MSGGASATGPRRGPPGLEDATSKKKQKDRANQESKDGDPRKETGSRSVAQAGLELLASGDPSASASHAAGITGSRHRTRLFFPSSSGSASTPQEEQTKEGACEDPHDLLATPPPELLLDWRQSAEEVIVKLRVGVVPLQLEDVDAAFTDTDCVVRFAGGQQWGGVFYAEIKSSCAKVQTRKGSLLHLTLPKKVPMLTWPSLLVEADEQLCIPPLNPQTCLLGSEENLAPLAGEKAVPPGNDAVSPAMVRSRNPGKDDCAKEEMAVAADAATLVDEPESMVNLAFVKNDSYEKGPDSVVVHVYVKEICRDTSRVLFREQDFTLIFQTRDGNFLRLHPGCGPQATFRWQVKLRNLIEPEQCTFCFTASRIDICLRKRQSQRWGGLEAPAARGAVGGAKVAVPTGPTPLDSTPPGGAPHPLTGQEEARAVEKDKSKARSEDTGLDSVATRTPMEHVTPKPETHLASPKPTCMVPPMPHSPVSGDSVEEEEEEEKKVCLPGFTGLVNLGNTCFMNSVIQSLSNTRELRDFFHDRSFEAEINYNNPLGTGGRLAIGFAVLLRALWKGTHHAFQPSKLKAIVASKASQFTGYAQHDAQEFMAFLLDGLHEDLNRIQNKPYTETVDSDGRPDEVVAEEAWQRHKMRNDSFIVDLFQGQYKSKLVCPVCAKVSITFDPFLYLPVPLPQKQKVLPVFYFAREPHSKPIKFLVSISKENSTASEVLDSLSQNVHVKPENLRLAEVIKNRFHRVFLPSHSLDTVSPSDMLLCFELLSSELAKERVVVLEVQQRPQVPSVPISKCAACQRKQQSEDEKLKRCTRCYRVGYCNQLCQKTHWPDHKGLCRPENIGYPFLVSVPASRLTYARLAQLLEGYARYSVSVFQPPFQPGRMALESQSPGCTTLLSTGSLEAGDSERDPIQPPELQLVTPMAEGDTGLPRVWAAPDRGPVPSTSGISSEMLASGPIEVGSLPAGERVSRPEAAVPGYQHPSEAMNAHTPQFFIYKIDSSNREQRLEDKGDTPLELGDDCSLALVWRNNERLQEFVLVASKELECAEDPGSAGEAARAGHFTLDQCLNLFTRPEVLAPEEAWYCPQCKQHREASKQLLLWRLPNVLIVQLKRFSFRSFIWRDKINDLVEFPVRNLDLSKFCIGQKEEQLPSYDLYAVINHYGGMIGGHYTACARLPNDRSSQRSDVGWRLFDDSTVTTVDESQVVTRYAYVLFYRRRNSPVERPPRAGHSEHHPDLGPAAEAAASQASRIWQELEAEEEPVPEGPGPLGPWGPQDWVGPLPRGPTTPDEGCLRYFVLGTVAALVALVLNVFYPLVSQSRWR, encoded by the exons ATGTCTGGCGGGGCCAGTGCCACAGGCCCAAGGAGAGGGCCCCCAGGACTGGAGGACGCCACTAGTAAGAAGAAGCAGAAGGATCGAGCAAACCAGGAGAGCAAGGATGGAGATCCTAGGAAAG agacagggtctcgatctgttgcccaggctggtcttgaacttctggcctcaggtgatccttctgcctcagcctcccatgcagctgggatcacaggctcacGCCACCGTACCCGGCTGTTCTTTCCTTCATCATCAGGGTCAGCATCCACTCCTCAAGAGGAGCAGACCAAAGAGG GAGCTTGTGAAGACCCTCATGATCTCTTGGCTACTCCCCCTCCAGAGTTGTTGCTCGATTGGAGGCAGAGTGCAGAAGAGGTGATTGTCAAGCTTCGTGTGGGAGTAGTTCCCCTGCAGCTGGAGGATGTAGATGCTGCTTTCACAGATACGGACTGTGTGGTGCGGTTTGCAG GTGGTCAGCAGTGGGGTGGTGTCTTCTATGCTGAGATAAAAAGCTCTTGTGCTAAAGTGCAAACCCGCAAGGGCAGTCTCCTGCACCTGACACTGCCCAAAAAGGTGCCTATGCTCACGTGGCCCTCCCTCCTG GTTGAGGCTGATGAACAGCTTTGCATACCACCGCTGAACCCCCAaacctgcctcctgggctcagaggaGAATTTAGCCCCTTTGGCAGGAGAGAAAGCAGTGCCTCCCGGGAATGACGCAGTCTCTCCAGCCATGGTCCGGAGCAGAAACCCTGGGAAAGATGACTGTGCCAAGGAGGAGATGGCAGTGGCAGCAGATGCTGCAACCTTGGTGGATG AGCCTGAGTCGATGGTGAACCTGGCATTTGTCAAGAATGACTCGTATGAGAAGGGCCCGGATTCAGTGGTGGTGCACGTGTACGTGAAGGAGATCTGCAGGGACACCTCGAGAGTACTTTTCCGTGAGCAGGACTTCACGCTCATCTTCCAGACcag GGATGGAAACTTCCTGAGGCTGCACCCAGGCTGTGGGCCCCAAGCCACCTTCCGTTGGCAGGTGAAGCTCAG GAATCTGATTGAGCCAGAGCAGTGCACCTTCTGTTTCACGGCTTCTCGCATCGACATCTGCCTTCGTAAGAGGCAGAGTCAGCGCTGGGGGGGCCTGGAGGCCCCGGCTGCACGAG GTGCAGTGGGTGGTGCAAAGGTTGCCGTGCCGACAGGTCCAACTCCTCTGGATTCAACCCCACCAGGAGgtgctccccaccccctgacaggccaaGAGGAGGCCCGGGCTGTGGAGAAGGATAAATCCAAGGCACGATCTGAGGACACGGGGCTAGACAGTGTGGCAACCCGCACACCCATGGAGCATGTAACCCCAAAGCCAGAGACACACCTGGCCTCG CCCAAGCCTACATGCATGGTGCCTCCCATGCCCCACAGCCCAGTTAGTGGAGACAgcgtggaggaggaggaagaggaagagaagaaggtgtGTCTGCCAGGCTTCACTGGCCTTGTCAATTTAGGCAACACCTGCTTCATGAACAGCGTCATTCAGTCTCTGTCCAACACTCGGGAACTCCGGGACTTCTTCCATG ACCGCTCCTTTGAGGCTGAGATCAACTACAACAACCCACTAGGGACTGGTGGGCGTCTGGCCATTGGCTTTGCCGTGCTGCTTCGGGCGCTGTGGAAGGGCACCCACCATGCCTTCCAGCCTTCCAAATTGAAG GCCATTGTGGCGAGTAAGGCCAGCCAGTTCACAGGCTATGCACAGCATGATGCCCAGGAGTTCATGGCTTTCCTGCTGGATGGGCTGCACGAGGACCTGAATCGCATTCAGAACAAGCCCTACACAGAGACCGTGGATTCAGATGGGCGGCCCGATGAG GTGGTAGCTGAGGAAGCATGGCAGCGGCACAAGATGAGGAATGACTCTTTCATCGTGGACCTATTTCAGGGGCAGTACAAGTCAAAGCTGGTGTGCCCTGTGTGTGCCAAG GTCTCCATCACTTTTGACCCGTTTCTTTATCTGCCAGTGCCCTTGCCACAAAAGCAAAAGGTTCTCCCTGTCTTTTATTTTGCCCGAGAGCCCCACAGCAAGCCCATCAAG TTCCTGGTGAGCATCAGCAAGGAGAACTCCACTGCGAGCGAAGTATTGGACTCCCTCTCTCAGAACGTTCATGTGAAGCCTGAGAACCTGCGTTTGGCGGAG GTAATTAAGAATCGTTTCCATCGTGTGTTCCTACCCTCCCACTCACTGGACACTGTGTCCCCATCTGATATGCTCCTCTGCTTTGAGCTGCTATCCTCAGAGTTGGCTAAGGAGCGGGTAGTGGTGCTAGAGGTGCAACAG CGCCCCCAGGTGCCCAGCGTCCCCATCTCCAAGTGTGCAGCCTGCCAGCGGAAGCAACAGTCGGAGGATGAGAAGCTGAAGCGCTGTACCCGGTGCTACCGTGTGGGCTACTGCAACCA GCTCTGCCAGAAAACCCACTGGCCTGACCACAAGGGCCTCTGCCGACCTGAGAACATTGGCTACCCCTTCCTGGTCAGTGTACCTGCCTCACGCCTCACTTATGCCCGCCTCGCTCAGTTGCTAGAGGGCTATGCCCG GTACTCTGTGAGTGTATTCCAGCCACCCTTTCAGCCAGGCCGCATGGCCTTGGAGTCTCAGAGCCCTGGCTGCACCACACTGCTCTCCACTGGCTCCCTGGAGGCTGGGGACAGCGAGAGGGACCCCATTCAGCCACCTGAGCTCCAGCTGGTGACCCCTATGGCTGAGGGGGACACAGGGCTTCCCCGGGTGTGGGCAGCCCCTGACCGGGGTCCTGTGCCCAGCACCAGTGGAATTTCTTCTGAGATGCTGGCCAGTGGGCCCATTGAGGTTGGCTCCTTGCCTGCTGGCGAGAGGGTGTCCCGACCCGAAG CTGCTGTGCCTGGGTACCAGCATCCAAGTGAAGCTATGAATGCCCACACACCCcagttcttcatctataaaattgacTCATCCAACCGAGAGCAGCGGCTAGAGGACAAAG GAGACACCCCACTGGAGCTGGGTGACGACTGTAGCCTGGCTCTCGTCTGGCGGAACAATGAGCGCTTGCAAGAGTTTGTGTTGGTAGCCTCCAAGGAGCTGGAATGTGCTGAGGATCCAGGCTCTGCTGGTGAGGCTGCCCGGGCCGGCCACTTCACCCTGGACCAGTGCCTCAACCTCTTCACACGGCCTGAGGTGCTGGCACCCGAGGAGGCCTG GTACTGCCCACAGTGCAAACAGCACCGTGAGGCCTCCAAGCAGCTGTTGCTATGGCGCCTGCCAAATGTTCTCATCGTGCAGCTCAAGCGCTTCTCCTTTCGTAGTTTTATTTGGCGTGACAAGATCAATGACTTGGTGGAGTTCCCTGTTAG GAACCTGGACCTGAGCAAGTTCTGCATTGGTCAGAAAGAGGAGCAGCTGCCCAGCTACGATCTATATGCTGTCATCAACCACTATGGAGGCATGATTGGTGGCCACTACACTGCCTGTGCACGCCTGCCCAATGATCGTAGCAGTCAGCGCAGTGACGTGG GCTGGCGCTTGTTTGATGACAGCACAGTGACAACGGTAGACGAGAGCCAGGTTGTGACGCGTTATGCCTATGTACTCTTCTACCGCCGGCGGAACTCTCCTGTGGAGAGGCCCCCCAGGGCAGGTCACTCTGAGCACCACCCAGACCTAGGCCCTGCAGCTGAGGCTGCTGCCAGCCAG GCTTCCCGGATTtggcaggagctggaggctgaggaggagccGGTGCCTGAGGGGCCTGGGCCCCTGGGTCCCTGGGGGCCCCAAGACTGGGTGGGCCCCCTGCCACGTGGCCCTACCACACCAGATGAGGGCTGCCTCCGGTACTTTGTCCTGGGCACCGTGGCAGCTTTGGTGGCCCTCGTGCTCAACGTGTTCTATCCTCTGGTATCCCAGAGTCGCTGGAGATGA